taaaaattagcagggcttGGTGACACAGGCCTGTAGTGCTGTCAACATggaaggcttaggcaggaggattgcttaagcccagggaTTTCAGATTGCGGTAAGCTATGAtatcactgcactgtagcccgggcaaaacaatgagaccctgtatcaacaaaaaaaataaataaataaaaattccagcCTTCTAGTGGAGTATGGTGGCATAAGACAGTATTCTCAGCTGCCCagaaggctgaagcaagaggatcctttgagccaaggaatttgaggccagcatgggcaacacagaaagaccccatttctattaaCAAACAATACAGCCTAAAAATTATGTACAGCTATATcaattgtatacatacacacatcaaTGGGGCAGATTTGTAATATTTACTAACCCACAATAAAGTCACTggcaaaaaataattcattaaaatagaaagcaTTCCAAATCCAacagatgcaaatgaaaaatcaCAGCTAAGGAAggaatctttattctttttttaatgtccaaAGTCAGATAATTCCTCATGAGCTAAAAGAGAGACATCTCACCTCAGGCAATGGCTTTCCCTGCTTGCAGTTGATGCCACCGATGAAGATCATGTTGGGCATCACAGGCCTGGGATAGTCCAGAACAAAGTCTGTTCGCAGCAGCCAGATTGATGTATGGCTGAAGAGGTCATATGCTGTGACAGGTGTCTGGAGAATTTCAGAGGCAATTTCTAACCCGGTTTTATAAAAATTGGGGCAAAATAAATGCTCCTCCAAGTGGAAGATATGGTTCCGTACTCTCTCCTTGAAAGTCATGGCGTCCGAGTACCCTAAGAGCATTCTGGGAACATAAGAAAGAGGAGCCGGGCACTGCACGGCTTCCTCAAGATAATGGCAAAATACTCCCCTGCTGAAGACCACAGAGGGGAGCGAAAAGTACTTGGCAACAATTAAGCCACACAGATCAAAAGGATCCAGAAACACAGCATCAAAAGAACTCTCTTTTAAGTATTCTACTAATTTTTTGTCATTAAACAAACTCCTACAGCGTGAAAAATATAAGTCAAAAACACTCATGGATGACCTCCATGATAGGGGAACTAAACTATGCATTCGAGTTTTCCAGTGAACATTgctaaaaatgatgaaatgatgGTTCAAATCCTCCAGGGTGTGAGAAGTCTTATAAGTCTTCACTGTAAAATTCATGGATTGTCCCAGGTGCCAACTCACATCTGGAACGACCACAACCAGCTCGTGCCCTTTCTGGATGAGTTTCTCCACCACCAACCGCATGGTAAACCAGTGGCTCCCGTCCATGGGCACCACCAGCAGCTTGCctgcctgggccaggccaggcgtcagcagcagacacacacacaggggaagGAGCCCGGGCAGCGCTGCTGGAGCCATGGCAGAACCACAGCCTGGAGCAAACCAGCTGCTTGGATTCTCAGCTCGGGTAATGCAGCAGGTGGAAGGAGTGCACGCACAAAACCTGCACCCAAAAGAGGGCGTGTAGTCACATGTTCATTAAAAGCCACACACACGGCCAATGATAAGGACCATAATATCTGCTGAGATACACACTTGTATGTTCTCCAGATAAGACTACCTTTGCCTTAGAAATAGATCGTGCCCAGTACTGCAGTGTGACTTTGGAAACAA
The nucleotide sequence above comes from Eulemur rufifrons isolate Redbay chromosome 1, OSU_ERuf_1, whole genome shotgun sequence. Encoded proteins:
- the LOC138381526 gene encoding UDP-glucuronosyltransferase 1A7-like, with product MAPAALPGLLPLCVCLLLTPGLAQAGKLLVVPMDGSHWFTMRLVVEKLIQKGHELVVVVPDVSWHLGQSMNFTVKTYKTSHTLEDLNHHFIIFSNVHWKTRMHSLVPLSWRSSMSVFDLYFSRCRSLFNDKKLVEYLKESSFDAVFLDPFDLCGLIVAKYFSLPSVVFSRGVFCHYLEEAVQCPAPLSYVPRMLLGYSDAMTFKERVRNHIFHLEEHLFCPNFYKTGLEIASEILQTPVTAYDLFSHTSIWLLRTDFVLDYPRPVMPNMIFIGGINCKQGKPLPEVRCLSFSS